atgccatatatatatatatagaattgtgctgagtcttcatttttaacacttccatcagctgagaaacgaAGGAGAAAAGGGTTCCAAGCTTTCTTTCCATCTTTACTATTTGATTTTGTAAGATTTACTTATCCAAAAGTTAATCCAAGCTTAAATTCTTGTTCCTcacttcaaaggctacaagaggatgtaagtttcattcatttcctgcatgatttgagatattgatgttggggaaacttggatatgcttgtagatatatgttcttatgattataagcaacgattattcgcaaccggatcgaagaaatggtaccgtatgtaattgttatgaattccagcatatgtatgatttaacatgttcagatttcagagttaatGTGTATTATAAAGAGAATGgtgaattgttgatattgattatattgtgttgatttatgagttgatcggtatatcgagaatccgccattatgccgtcgaattgtattCAGATTAAAGATTGAGTcctatatgtattgatagaatgCACTTTGAtcatgtcatttcagattctattggcaactttgatagcgagacttcgactacgacaaatTGTTCAacgaaatgtataattcatgttttgtttggggaagacacaactcaaatgagattcaatttgagtctcccaatcaaatcacatactagaattgttgtctatcttttgatatgattttgatttgtttatggacttATATTCTAATCcattgatatgatgatgtcttgtttatagatttatattcaagcatttgagataggagagtcattggcagacttgtcAAACTAGACATTCGGttgtatcgacgcttcggatcagattcaatccgattgtagacattcgatacagacagggccgaagtataggaataagacgtacagttaccccgattgggagggtaggtgacagacagtgacgtcttattcacaccgagatccctagagtagagtagagtcgagtcaagacatgatttgatttgaattgcatgctcatatagattggtttcatagactatggaacccattgttattgctttcatgcatgatttatgattatgtattagcatgcatgcatgttttatactgggatttgttctcaccggagtttccggctgttgttatgtctgtatgtgtgcataacaacaggtggggcaggatctgggtcacgacagagatgagttcgagatagcgtggtgacttcgggcgccgaagattactagttgtttctaactagacttgtactacttgtggttgtagtttgtattaaacactggtttgtatgaatgtattagaacaagacatgtaattatgtttattgaaataaaataaagaactatcttgtgcttgtttatatacatctgaattaatgttaaaaagtaaaattttgacccacatttttgaataaagatccgattaatcccgaaaagaattgagttagagctcgGGTCCCTACATCATTCGATGCTAATTTATTATATGCATCATCGTATATTTATCAAGGAATTTATTTCTCAAGGTTAAAAATACGGACTCTATATAtatcaataaatattaaatattagatagatagatagatagactCTTGAGATAATACAGCTTAGCATTCCATTATTCGACTGTCGATGGTGACAtgtcaataattttaaaatcaatgcGTGATTGATCTTGGAGAGTGTGGATCGGGTTGATTGCACTAAATCAACCTATGACCTTGGAGTGTTCATTGTGTCGCTAAATTAATAATTCAATCGAAACATGATCAATTTACGAAGCTAGCACAAGTGTCCGAGTTGTGTATCTCCAAGATTTTTGACAAACAAACAAATATTGATTTATACGGCAATTATTTCTCTGGTCTTATCATCCCCATGCGCACGCGGATCTCCAAATATTTGTCATAATTTTTCATTACCCTACGTTATATTAGAAGTATTCAAAATGCTGCAATTtgtatcaattattattattattaggcAGAGTTTGGTACATGGGATAAGGGATGGTTGATAAATAATCCCATATATTATCTTATTATACGTCGATAGTTCAAATAACACGTGATTTATTCTTAGACTTTGTTTCACCTAATAATTTTGGAATATTAAAcactttttatatataaaatatagttAAAGAAGATATATTAGATCTTGATTTAAGAGATTGTAAGTAAGAAAATCATTTAGTTTTGATAACTAATATCTTTGTAGCTGATCGAACAAGTAACGGAAATATGTTAAGAAGATGAATAGGTCAATAGCTTGCTTACATGTATTGTGTTGGGTGCGCGTGTGACTAGAGAAAATCGGTAGTGacaaacaaataatttatgaaaaataattgtACGTTAATTGAGGGTTTATCCTGGGGATGACAATTTTTCCAACGGGTTTGGGGCCCTGCGGGAAAAATCCGAAACAAGGATGGGGATCCTTGATTTTTTCGGGTTTGAGTTCGGGTCcggggatttttttaaatcttcGATGTAATTCGGAGCGAGTATGAGATTACTATCTTCATCCCCAAAATCCCCGAATCCGTACCGCATATaacatcaataataaaataataatattattaatattaataatataataatattattttttaaaatattaataatcttattattaatattatctctaataataatggataataataaattttggttCGAAAAAGTATCTGAATTCGTTATCGTCttgccatattaatatttttgaaataggGATGGGAGCGAGGATAGGAAGTTGATCCCCGAAGTTTCGGGTTTAGCGattccccgaacccgaaaaagcgAGGATTGGGGCGAGCATGAGGGTGGAGATGAAATTCGGAGATGAGAATGAGACGATAAACCCGTCTCCGCCCGATCCATTGCCATTTTATCCACAGCTGGTTTTGGTAATGACAAGTTAAATTGTTTGCGTACCCAAATCTGAGAATTCTGGACAATTATAATAATGTCATGCGTACGTAGTCAAACTAatcaatcaatatcataattataaatAACGACAGTTTATccttattaaatttatatagaTTTTCATGAACAGTGATTTAAAAAATAGTTCACAATCTAGAAAGGCCAGTGGACATAATTGTTGAGAATACTTCGTTCGAGCAAAATTTACAAAGTATCATTTTCAAATTAAAGCTGTCCTTTTCCCTTAATTGAAAAAACTGTGAGGTTGCACAAAAAACTTTTATAACATCCTtagtttattaaaatattttttttatatcaaaagtaATGTTTTTAGTAATAGATACGGATCAGACCCATCTGTATTGCACTATGAGGGGATTGATGATTGTTATTTTTAGTTCTAGTTTTCATGTATTTTGAACAAAGTGAGAATTGATAATTATGGTGAAACAAAAAGGTTGTCCAAGTGTGGGTTTATGTGAAGGACGGGAGACATCATTATTACAACCACGCCCCAACCGTACAATTGATCGATCATATATGAAACAAATTTATCAATTCTCGAATTGGACTAAATAATGGTCTAATTTATAATTAACTTATTCAGATTAAAACTTTATTATACACAAAAATTAGGAGCAGTGATGATGATggattaaataatattattaaattaagtGTTGATAATAAAAATTAGATCATAAATAATAATGGGCAATTAGAAAGATAAGGTATTTTAATGCAATGCTTGTATAGGATTTTTTTAGTAATTTTCTCTTAAATTGTCAATAATTTCCTAAAGAAAATtggtttaaattttattatactCTATTGACTTATTTGTGAAGCAACCACCGCTCAATGTTGTCTGCATATTTTATGGAAGCAACCACAGTTGACTAGAATAAATAAGGTTACGGAGGACTCTAATCgattaattttatgttttatatttacataaaaataacGCATAATTCGCAttcctaaatttttttaaaatagaaaaatgTATAACCTAAGCAACAAGATTATCCAAGCAATCATTTCAAACGAGTTAATTGGCAGCGGCACCATCCACTCTAGTATACAAAATAATATAggggaatatttttttttaataatacacactcaaaatttaattatagatATTTTACTCGTGACATGGATTGATCAGTTGAATCAAATAAGATCGCATAAATTTATGTGATACCGTTTTTTATGTCGATTTTGTaagatgaatattttatatataaaaaatattattttttgtgagacgagaCCTACTAAAATGATATATACTACttactacatggcattaatattTATTTCTCTTGTTGTAATACAAATTAAATCCAAAAGTTTACACTAAGttccaaaattttaatttagggcacataaatcataaactgtAGCAAGCTGTAAATTGGAATCTTCAACTCGTCAAATTTcttctcaaaatttcagaatctGGATATTTCGATaaatgataatgataataatttgTTCTAATAATTGAAGAactatcattaaattaaaaaatacaagAGGTCAATGGCATTGTATGTTAAAATCTCCTTTGAATTTCATTTGCTTGCTTCAGGAGCAATGTACTTATTTTTGGGTTATATTTGCTCACTAATTATTGTAAGCATATCTTATCTTCATGTTTGTAGCTGTAAtattatgacaaaaacttgtgtgagacagtatcgcaagtcgtattttgtgagacaaatatcttatttgggtcattcatgaaaaagtattactttttatgctaagagtattattttttattgtgaatatcggtaagattgacccgtctcacagataaatattcgtgagatcgtgTCATAAAAGACCTATTCTAAtattatttcttttttattttaaaatattacacGTAAGATTTAATACACATTAGGATCTTATGACCAAGTCTTTTCTTGTCCCCACCACCTCGTCTctctttttttattaaaaaaaattagatatatTATCGATAGATAATCTTTTTAAAATggccatttaaaaataatataattctgcaaatatatattatattatatgtataAAAACATgagataaaaaatataatataactttgaatttgaaataaattaGACCCCAACATAAAAATGTTTCCACAAATACCAAAACCATCATCAAAAGCAACAAGCAAACACTCCATTGCCATGGAACCGGGTGGAGACTCGCCACCCATCTGGTCTCCCCCTTCCGCTCTCTTCGTCCCCGCCCGCCGCCAAAGCCGCCTGTCTTCGTTCCTTAATCCGATGACTCTTACAATAGCCTTCTCCGTCCTCATATTCATCATCTTCTTTTTACTCCCTCCAACTCTGTCGCGCAATAACCAGGCTCTTAAACCCGATAGCTCCGTTAAGAAGAGCTGGAATTCCATTAACATCTTATTGGTGTTATTTGCTGTTCTTTGTGGTGTTTTTGCCCGAATAAACGAGGAAAGTTCATCCTCCGATGGTGCAGAGACTGTGCAAACTGCTTACGAATTTGTAAACAGTGGAAGGCCATCCGTTTCGGGTGGTTTTTGGTTAGAAAATCCCGATTGGAAAGTTTACGATAAAACGAGTAATTATATGAATACAGGTGGTAACAGATTGAGAAGGAGCAGCAGTTCTTATCCCGATCTCAGGCGAGCGTCGTTGTGGGGAAGTGATGGTGAAAAGTTAAagtattttgatgattttgAGGTTGATTTTCACCGCCCGCCGGGAAACTCCCACCGCCATGTGAGGCAGAGTCATGAGGTGGAGAAGGATGTTGTTGCTGAGACCCCTGTCAGGGAGATTCCAGTGGACAAATTTGAACTCAAGAATTCCGTCCCGCCGCCACCGACACAGCCTATAAAGCAGGTGCCTAAGCCTCCTCCACCACCTCCGACACCGGTGAAAAGAAAACGATCCGTTCATAGCGTCCCAAGACAATACAATGTTGAAAGGGGAGGACGCAAAGCTGAGTTGAATGAAACAAGATCTTCAATACCTCCTCCGTCAAAAACACCGCCGCCGCCGTCCGAACTAAAGTTTCACCCTCTGGCTGAAAGGCGTGAAAAGATCCAAAGGAAAAAGAGTGGAACAACCAAAGAAATTGCGACAGCTATAGTTTCACTCTACCAGGGTACTCAGACAAATAGGAAGAAGAAAGTGAAAAGCAGAGATATTTTCGAAAGCGTCGCTCAAAATCCTTCTCCACAAACCGTACCAGCGTCAATTCCGCCGGTCCCTCCGCCTCCGCCACCACCACCTTCGTCTAAAAAAGTATTGCAGAACTTTTTCAGGAAGAGTAGCAAAAGCAAACTCGTCCATTCTGTTTCCACCGCTAACCCACCACCTCCACCCCCGCCGCCGCCTCCTCCAAGCTCAATTTTTAACAGCATTTTCAAAACAGGGAGCAAAACTAAGCGATTTCAATTGACATCAGCATCGTCGCCGACCCCTCCGCcgccacctccacctccaccacccccttcttcaatattcaattcCTTATTCAAGAACGGAACCAAAAGTCGACGTCTCAAGTATATAGAAACCCAACCACCGCCACCTCTTCCACCAACACAAAGAAGCCGCCCGAAGATCAGCCTTGAAAGCACCGGTAAACCACCGAAACCCACAAAACCATCCGCTTCTCACCACGAGAGTGTGGTTTTTGCGCCAGCGTCGCCATTGATCCATATgccaccacctccacctccaccaccgttCAGAATGCCAGAAATGAAATTCATCGTGAAGGGAGATTTTATTAGGATACGCAGCGCTGACAGCTCTCCGGGACGGGAAGATCACGACGTCATGTCGGTGAAATCAGACTGTGGAGATTCAATCGGGCCCTCATTTACTTGCCCCAGCCCTGACGTGGACTCGAAGGCCGACACTTTCATTTCGAAGCGCCGGGATGAGTGGAGGTTGGAGAAAATAAACTCCTTCAAGGAGCCGCGGAATACGGGCTCTTGGTCCGCCGGACTCGGCTGATCAGGCCCAACCCAGCTTAATTATGTGGCTTGGATTTTCCTTTTTTCCCGCTTTTTCTTTGGAACCTTACATTCCAGACACACTAGCAcacgatttaaaaataaataaaaaatatatcaaggtatgcctaaaattgatttttttttttttgtgtgaaaaaactatatatatatatatacccaaTATAAATGGATTGATACTCAACTTAAATCACTTGGCACTGACATACATATATTTGTGTCTTAATTTCAATGATATGTACCTCATTGTCCCCAAAAAATGTTGACATTTCATacctaaaaattataattatacacTTAATTTGATTtagttgatatttaaaattgtaCATTTGTGCTATAATATCAATTATTTGTACATATATTTATTGTTTTAGTTTTCGTAACTAAAATTGATTGATACACGACACTTATACATTTATGCAATAGTTTCAACTATTTATATCTACTAGAAAAATGTACGTGCGTTGCACGTAAAAATCTAAACTGTTGAAAATATAATATGtacgaaattttgataatatttaaatgaattaaaacatgGTTAATAACATTTATCAACTGAAACAAACTAacccataaaaaataaaaaatcatgaccATATACGGTATATGAATCAGATAAATTATCTTATCCACTTGACACACATTTCAATATGCTTCTTGGTTGATTTTGACAACTCAACAACTCTTTGTCGTAGTTTGTTATAATATGCATCTAACTATTTTGGTATGTTCAGCAAGTATCTGATCGTATTTAACATCTATTATGTTATTTACAATCTTTATCGGGGATCTGACATGCTCGTAGTTTGCTTCTTTATCACGCCATTTTTTCtgttttctacattgtttttatcTGATAATCTTATTTCCCgactatttttttattgttaaatgatttttccgcttttgacaatcatcaactataactcttaagaaaaaattctttttaTCGTGATAAGTTTTCACTTGTGActaaaaatatgtataatctatatattcttcaacaacataacCAATGAATGATGTTGCACCTTCTTCAAATATTGTGATATTTGtgatatcatttttatatatttagtatcaatattatcaacatatagctataaggttaataaatttttaacaacTATTTCTCAATCACTGTGAGAAAAAtacttgaaatctcttcaaatgACTATATCTTAGAATTGTGTTCTCATTTAATTTGACGCAATTGAAGAAAGTCATCTTGATCGTCATTTTTTGGAAGCTTTGAAATAATGATTGTGTGCATCATGTCATGAGGATGATATAGTTTCAATCTCATTTGTTGCGTTtagaacataatattatattattcattgaaactaaacaaattttcttctatcgagtttatattttgttttataatattttatatcttgtggaacgatatataaaattaattattgtattttaaaaatattgagaAGAGATACGAATAATGTAATTAAGATATGCATATgagatatcattcaaatatatgtcAAAGTATTTGTCTCATTCAATATCTCATGATTCTCATCTAATAATATAACCATTTAGATTTCATGAGCATTTTATGAtagtcaaaattaatttgattaaatattgtataattttatttgaatttcaataatTGGCTAAGTAAATTTATTTGACGATGGGTTTTCTATGCTACCatcatatatgttatgaattaGCTGGTTAGACACTTTGACTAAAAAAAGAGACAAAAACAATCTTGTTGTCACCTCGAAATATATCGAGATAATATTGGAGAAAATCACACACTTTTTCTTAAACCATAGAAAAATATTAGGCATGTGTTAACTTgtgatataataaaaatttagaatcatgcataatcattgaattagaacaaaatcgcatgccaaaaatctactggatattatatattttaataatttatccatATTTGTCGTTCACCAGAGGACTCTTAGACCTACCAAATTTTGTAGTTCACctattattttcataataaataatattacaaaaataatataagcaaATACATAAAAACTCAAACTAAAATGCCTTCTATCAATCTAAGTAAAACAAATTGATTAGAGAATATAATAATGccgtaaaaattttaaatattgatcTATAGACAGAAGTTTGGAAATACATTTgccccaataaataaaaaatattatctcttgatattctgagacataaggtaaaaacaaagaaatatttcaatttttttaatattttctaagtcacttcaaaccaggtaatctaagcaaacagaaaacatgcattatgtgtttaaaaattaacaaaatatctcaataataaaaaattgaaaactaaccatttttgttggatatttgattttgttttctcttttctttgtgcaaacaaacaaatcacataaacaatccaaacacaattacatgatcaatacaaatgacatataacaatcAAACATGTTAACGCTAGGGTAAAAAAACTCCTATAATTGCAATTgccccaataaataaaaaatattatctcttgatattctgatacataaggtaaaaacgaagaaatatttcaatttttttaatattttctaagtcacttcaaaccaagtaatctaagcaaacagaaaacatgcattatgtgtttaaaaattaacaaaatatctcaacaataaaaaattgaaaaataaccatttttgttggatatttgattttgttctctcttttctttgtgcaaacaaacaaatcacataaacaatccaaacacaattacatgatcaatacaaatgacatataacaatcAAAGATGTTAACGCTAGGGTAAAAAAATCCTCTCATTGCAAGAATACAAAATGGTCAAATGGagcatattatttagtaatatttatttagcatcatttataaaaaaattgactaaatatttattaataatttatttttattcaatccgACTCATCTCCCTTTGTCTTCCTATTATTATTTGACGGCAATGTAtaaatttaagtaattaaaattaaatttaaaagtaaattaaaataataattagtttgattgagttaaatacactattaatgatcttattaaactaagataaaaaatgacttaaataacaccat
The sequence above is a segment of the Primulina tabacum isolate GXHZ01 chromosome 6, ASM2559414v2, whole genome shotgun sequence genome. Coding sequences within it:
- the LOC142548331 gene encoding uncharacterized protein LOC142548331, encoding MFPQIPKPSSKATSKHSIAMEPGGDSPPIWSPPSALFVPARRQSRLSSFLNPMTLTIAFSVLIFIIFFLLPPTLSRNNQALKPDSSVKKSWNSINILLVLFAVLCGVFARINEESSSSDGAETVQTAYEFVNSGRPSVSGGFWLENPDWKVYDKTSNYMNTGGNRLRRSSSSYPDLRRASLWGSDGEKLKYFDDFEVDFHRPPGNSHRHVRQSHEVEKDVVAETPVREIPVDKFELKNSVPPPPTQPIKQVPKPPPPPPTPVKRKRSVHSVPRQYNVERGGRKAELNETRSSIPPPSKTPPPPSELKFHPLAERREKIQRKKSGTTKEIATAIVSLYQGTQTNRKKKVKSRDIFESVAQNPSPQTVPASIPPVPPPPPPPPSSKKVLQNFFRKSSKSKLVHSVSTANPPPPPPPPPPPSSIFNSIFKTGSKTKRFQLTSASSPTPPPPPPPPPPPSSIFNSLFKNGTKSRRLKYIETQPPPPLPPTQRSRPKISLESTGKPPKPTKPSASHHESVVFAPASPLIHMPPPPPPPPFRMPEMKFIVKGDFIRIRSADSSPGREDHDVMSVKSDCGDSIGPSFTCPSPDVDSKADTFISKRRDEWRLEKINSFKEPRNTGSWSAGLG